The DNA window TCGTGGTCATCAACCAAACGATATTAGGAAAACCCCGAGACCATAACGACGGACACCGCATGCTCCGCTTGTTATCCGGGCAGGTCCATGCAGTAATGACCGCTTTTGTCGTGATTCGTAGCGATGGGCAGGCGGCGACTCGCCAGGTTGTGACAACCACGGTGACCTTTAAATCATTGTCTGACGAGCAAATCCAAGCCTATCTCGCGACTGGAGAGCCATTCGACAAAGCCGGAGCGTACGCGGTGCAAGGACTTGGCGCTGCGCTAGTGGAAAAGGTCGACGGCTCATATACGAATGTCGTGGGGCTTCCTCTCGATGAGGTGCTGGAGGCCTTGCGTTCCCTCCAGTTGTATCACAAATAAAGAGATACAACTCACATGAGCGATATTGCTGCCAATTACGCACGGGTCTGTGATCACGTCGCGACTGCGGCTCACCACTGTGGTCGCCGCTTTGAAGATCTTACTATCGTTTGCGCTGCAAAAACCAAAGGACCGGAAGCAGTACAAGCGGCCTTAGCCGCTGGGGCGACAGACATTGGAGAAAACTATGTTCAAGAAGCACGCGAGAAGATTGCCCTAGTAGCCGTAGCAGCGCGCTGGCACTTGATTGGCCATCTCCAACGCAATAAAGCCAAAGATGCAATTCGATTGTTCTCGTTGATCCATTCGCTTGATAGCATTGCCTTGGCCCAGGAACTCCAACGGCACGCAGCGAAACTCGGAACAACGGTGCGAACCCTCATTGAGATCAATCTCGGTGGGGAACACACGAAGAGCGGCATCGCCCCAGAACATGTCGCAGAGCTGTTGACGGCTATTCGTTCGCTCCCGGCGGTGCGCGTCGAGGGCTTGATGACGATTCCACCGCCTGGGCCAGATGCCGAGGCGTCACGCCCGTACTTTCGTGCGTTGGCTCGGTTGCGAGAGCAGTATGCCACACAGCGAGCCGACAACATCGACTTGCGGCAACTCTCGATGGGAATGACGGACGACTATCGCATTGCTATCGAAGAGGGCGCGACAATCGTGCGTATCGGGCGCGCTATCTTTGGCGAACGACACTAACGAGGGAAACAATGGCAGAACTCGGATTTATTGGTGCAGGAAACATGGCAGGGGCGTTGATTAAGGGATTGATCGCCGCGAAGCTCTACAAGCCCAAAGCGATCATCGCGAGTGATGCGGTCCCAGCTCAACTCAAGAAGCTGAAGAAAGCGTACAACGTGACCGGGACGACCGACAACCGAGCCGTTGTACGAGCGGCACAGACGATCGTACTCGCTGTGAAACCGCAGATCCTCGATCAAGTGCTCGCTGAAATTCAACCTGAAGTCACGAAAGAAAAGTTGTTTATTTCCATTGCTGCAGGAGTCACGTTACGCCGCTTGGAAAACGGGCTGGGCGGAAAAGCCCGCGTTGTCCGCGTGATGCCCAACACCCCTGCCCTGCTTGGCAAGGGGATCGCGGTCGTTGTGCGTGGCCACAATGCCCAACCCAAAGATGAAAAACTCACAGTGAGCATGTTTCGCGGCGTAGGAGAAGCACTCGCGGTCAAAGATGAGGCACTGATGGACCCAGTTACCGGACTGAGTGGCAGTGGGCCAGCATATGTGTACTTGTTCGCTGAAGCATTAATCGCTGGTGGTGTTCAAGGCGGGCTCGATGCGAAAGTTGCCACGCAATTGACCTACCAAACTCTTGAGGGAGCAGTCGCTATGCTGAAGGAAACTGGCAAACCCCCCAAAGAGTTGCGCGATATGGTCACCTCCCCTGGAGGAACGACACTGGCTGGGCTATCTCGGTTAGCAGCCGGTGGCTTCACGGAGACAGTGGCCGCTGGGGTGGCAGCAGCCACGCATCGCTCAGTCGAACTCGGAAAAGGATAAGTAAGGATAAGCAGGAGAAGGAGCTGTTGGCATGTTTATTCTCGGCAATTTTCTCTTTGGTCTCGCTCAGGTCCTTGGCATGTTGATCCGTGCCTATATGTGGATCGTGATCATTCGTGCGCTGATTTCGTGGGTGAGCCCCGATCCCTACAACCCCATCGTTCGCTTTCTGCAGTCCGCCACTGATCCAGTTCTGTATCGTATTCGTCGTCTGATCCCCGCGAGTTTTGGTGGCATCGATTTTTCTCCGCTCCTGCTCATCGCTGGCTTGATCTTTCTCGAAGCCTTTCTTGTTCAGACCTTGCTTGACCTCTCCCGCCAGATAAAGTGAGCGATCGTGTCTGCTCCATCTCCAGCCCTCCCCTGGCAAATGACCGCGCACGGCATACGGCTTCGTATTCATCTGCAACCACGCGCGGCTTACAATCGCGTGGTCGGTTCACATGGCGACGCACTCAAGATTTCTTTGACAGCCCCTCCGGTCGACGGTGCGGCCAATACCGCGCTGTCGCGTTTTCTTGCCTCCCAGTTGAACATTTCTGCTTCCGCTGTCATTTTGCTGGGTGGCGAAAAAAGCCGCGACAAACACATCCTGATCCGTACAGAGTCTGGGAATCAACTCGTGCAACGACTCATAGAGCTGTTACGGCGGGTTGACAAAAAAAAGCGAGATGATTAGCGTTTTGAAGAAAATCGACGCACATAATCAGAGAGGTTAACCCCTATGCCGATCTACGAGTATTCCTGTAAGAAATGTGGCGACTTTGAGGTCTCCCAGCGCATGACTGACGAGGCTCTCAAGAAGTGTCCTACATGTGGTGCGAAAGTAACCAAGCTCATTTCGCAGTCGGCCTTTCACCTAAAAGGTAGTGGCTGGTATATGACAGATTACGCAAAAAACGGTACGAACAAGGGAAGCGGCAGTAGCGATAGTAAGTCTTCGAGTGACACAAAAGAGGCATCGTCGACCAGTTCCTCATCCGAAACTTCGGATAGTTCCTCGACAAAAGAGAAAACCTCCCCCGCAAAGGAGAACACGGCCTCTGCCTAACGGGGGAGAAATTCCGCACCAAACCAGGTATTGGCGTCACTCGAGGTTCTTGCAGAGGGTTTGGCCTCCCCTACTTACGCAGCTGCGCATCCCATGATAAGCAGGCTCCTCTGGTCGCATAGCTCAGACGGTTAGAGCGCTTGCCTCACATGCAAGAGGTCCGGTGTTCGAGTCACCGTGCGACCATTCCCGACAAAAAGCCCACAAAAATGTGGGCTTTTTGCTTTTTTCACTCAGGGAAACTCCTGGTTATATCACAGGGGGCATCCCCCCATCGCTCTCACAGTTCGTCCTTTTTTTATCGATGCGTACGCAAAAATATAGTTTGCACTGCGGGAAAAGTATGCTAGTAGTGAGGAACCCTAAATCGTACCAAAAGAGAGTAAGGAGGAATGCATCATGGCAGATAAAAGTTTTGGTCGCATCGTGGAAGAGCGACGGCACGAACTAGGACTCACCCAAGAGATGGTCGCCAAGAAAGTCAACGTGAAAGCAAACTACATTGGCTATCTCGAACGTGGCATGCGCCATCCGAGTCAGAAAGTCGTCGAAAAGCTTTCAACAGCGTTGAAGCTTGATCCGCAAGATCTCTATCTGTTGGCAAACCCCAAAGTGCGCAACTTGTTAGGTTCATCGAAAGGCGGCAGCTCCTCGGGGTTGCAGCAGCTACTCAAAGATAGCGCAGCACAGAAGACGGCGGGAATCTCTGCAGCAGAACGCAGTGCCCTCTCGCAACTCGACCGTGCGAGTTCAGCTGCAAGTGCTGCCAAGGCAGTGGAAGCGTTACGTAGCGCCCTCAGCAAATAAGCAGGGATCTGCGTATCTCCCTCCTACTCTCTGATACCTCACCTGTCGGCTTACCGACAGGTGACCCTCACACTAATCCTCGTCCGATTCGCTTTTTTAAGCACGATCACAGAAGGCAATAAACGTCTCAGCATCAATCAATGTCCCAATCGCAGCCGCAGGCATCTCTTCATCGAAGAGCGCAGACGGGCCTTGTCGGGCTGGAGCTGTTTTCGCGGGTTGAGTCCCTGCACACCCGCTACTCCCCAGCCACCAGGTCAATAGAACAGCGACGGACAATGCTTTGCGTAGGGTGGTATTCATGGATATTACCCTACGCGCTTTCTCTCATAGCCTCAAGCGTTCATGCTCGTTATTCATAGCTTGAGGTCTTGCCTTTCGCTCTCCTCATGGTAGCGTGCGACCATGAACTCTTGGCGTACGCTTCTTATCGCTCTCACAGTGATCGTTGCTTCCGCCACCACGCTATGGGCTGCTGATGAAGGTGAAGCAACGATTGGCCGCAAGTTCTCTCTGGTGATCCAAGCACAGCTTCCACTGGTTCGCGACCCAACAGTGCGACGCTACGTCCAACGCCTAGGACAAAAGCTTGTTGCCCATCTGGAAACTGCTGAATTCACATACTACTTTGGCGTCATCCAAGAGCCGCATCTCAATGCGTTCGCAGCACCAGGTGGCTACATCTATATTCATACAGGTCTGATCCAACGCGTACAAAGCGATGATGAATTAGCGAGTGTGCTTGGACACGAGATTGCCCACGTGCAGGGCCATCATATGGTCCGCCAACAACAGGACACAAAATTCCTCTCCTATGCTGGCTTAGCCTCGATGGCCTTAGCACTTATCAATCCAGTGCTCGCTGCAGGAGTCTCGTCGCTTAGTACCATGAAGCAGCTGCAGTACAAACGCCAACTCGAAGAAGAAGCGGATTATCGCGGCCTCCAGTACCTTGCGCAGGCAGGCTTTAATCCGCATGCGATGCCGCAGTTTTTTGCAACGATGCAAAAGGAAGATCGTGTCAACGGCGTGAATGTGCCCGGCTATCTACGGTCGCATCCACTGTCCAAAGAGCGTCTCAGTTATATTGAACGAACCATCCAGGCGCTCAAATGGAATCAGCGGGCTCCCAGCGACACCTTTGAGCTGCGGCGCGTCCAAGCAATCCTCAACGCTATGCAAGGAGCACGCAGTCGCGTCATACCAGACTACGAGCGACAAGTAACCGAGAATCCGGACAATCCCAAAGCCCTGGCGCTGCTCGGGACGGTACTTCTTCAGTATAACGACTGGCAACGTGCTCAGCAGCTGCTCGAACAAGCGGCAGCGAAAGGGATCCGCTTGGATCGCGAACTCGGCATCTCGTATCTCAGGACAGGGAACACTGAACGAGCCCGACAACTGTTTCTGCAACAACGAGAGATAGACCCACAAGATGCAGATGTGCACACCAAACTGTGCGCGTTGTTGCTCAAAGAAGGCAACCAAGAAGAGGCCACGAAATCGTGCCGCGCGGCACTTGATCTCGATCCGTACAACGATGAATCCTATATGACGTTGGCGCAAATTGCGCAGCTGCAAGGGAAAAGTGGAGAATCACGGCTACAACTCGGACGGGCAATGGAAATACAAGGAAGAATGGATGCCGCGCTGAACCAGTACCAGCAAGCTGCGCAACTGCTCGGGCCAGAGGACGAGCGCGCTGAAGAACTGGAAAGCAAAACCAACGAACTGGAACAACTCATCAGTCAGATAGGCAAGGGAGCGCGGCGACGATAAAGAAACGATGAAAGAACGAGCGAAAGAGCGACAAAGACATGGTAGGGTGGTCGCTGGTTCTCCCGCTCGCCCATTCACCCATATTTTTTTGCAGCTTCCTTTTACTCGGGTAACCCCAGCACCTTCCGCCCAGCTTCGCTAATCATACTCGGGTTCCACGGTGGATCCCACACAATTTCGACTTTGGCTTCACGTACTCCAGGGAGTGAGCGAATTTGCTCTTCTGCTTCCTGTGAAATATAGCCACCCATGCCACACCCTTGCGTAGTGAGGGTCATCTTCACGTTGACCAAGTCTTCTAAAATTCGCACGTCGTAAATCAACCCAAGGTCAACAATGTTGACTGGGATTTCTGGGTCGCGACATTTCCGCAGCGCCTGGAAAACCAAGTCTTCACTCAAAGGCTGAGAAAGATCCAACGGCTGGGCCATCTCTTGAGGAGGAGCAACGGTCGGCGGCGCTGGGATTGGTGTTGAGAGAGGCTGGGGTTCCGTTGGTGGCAATGTCACTGTTGGTTGTTCTTTTTTCCACAACGCATGAAGACGACGAAATAACGATGGCATAGTATCCTTTTGTGAAGGCCTTTCCCCTTCTGGCAACAGGAAGAGGGATTGTCAGAGGCAGCTCTTAACACCCAGAGTCCGCCCCGTCTGTTTCTTTACGGGTCCGTAGCGCGGAAGCAGGTGGAAGGTCGCCCTAGATATCGAAGAACGCATCAATGCTCGCGAGCAGTTGCGCTCGAATCTGCTCGCGACTTCCTTCAATTAAGTGCAGAGTGATCTGGCTTTCAGAACCGTTGGCAAGAGTTACGCTACCTTCACCTATGCCTGCAACTTCACCGGGGTTGTACAAACGCAATCCATAGACCAATGAAAGAGGCGGCTCTTTCTTTTTTCCACCAGAAATCGCTCTGAGCTTTACCATTGGAGTTCCTCATTGCCAGCAGGAATATAGATAAATAAGGTCTACATTGTCAATCACAGAGCCAGGGCTCAGGAGCCAGGAGCCAGAAAACTTCAAAAACCATTCGGCAACTAGGGACGCTGTGTCATGGCAGGGAGCTGGGGGTGACGAAGCAATCTTGCTGGCAGCGAAAAGTCACAATGAGATTGCTTCGCTCCGCTCGTAATGACAAGTTGTCTCACCTTTGTCAGGCAACCTCATGAGAGTTGATTTGTCACCCCGGCCCCTGCCCTCCGACTCCCGCCCCCTGCTCAGCGATAAATCTCTGTCCCGCCTTGTTTGAACTCTTCCGCTTTTTCTTGCATCCCCTGCTTGAGTGCGGCCTCAGCATCAAGCTGTTTCTGTTCGGCGTAATCACGCACGTCTTGGGTAATCTTCATCGAACAGAAGTGTGGTCCACACATCGAACAGAAATGCGCAACCTTGGCCCCTTCGGCAGGTAGCGTGGCGTCGTGGAAGTCTCGCGCAGTTTCAGGATCAAGCGATAAGTTGAATTGATCCTGCCAGCGAAATTCAAAGCGCGCGTGCGATAACGCATTATCACGAGCTTGTGCCCCAGGATGACCTTTCGCCAGATCAGCGGCATGGGCTGCAATCTTGTAGGTAATGACCCCAGCTTTGACATCTTCCTTGTCTGGCAGCCCAAGATGTTCTTTGGGGGTGACATAACACAGCATCGCGCAGCCGAACCAACCGATCATCGCAGCACCGATCCCAGACGTGATGTGATCGTAGCCTGGAGCAATATCGGTGGTCAGAGGGCCAAGGGTATAGAACGGTGCTTCGTGACACTCTTTGAGTTGTTTCTCCATGTTGACCTGAATGAGATGCAACGGGACGTGGCCCGGACCTTCGATCATCGTCTGCACCTCATGCTTCCAGGCGATCTTGGTCAACTCACCAAGTGTTTCAAGTTCGGCGAACTGAGCCTCGTCATTCGCATCAGCGATCGAACCAGGGCGCAGGCCATCACCCAGGCTGAACGACACATCGTAGGCTTTCATGATCTCGCAGATTTCCTCGAAGTGCGTATAGAGGAAATTTTCTTTGTGATGGGCGAGACACCACTTCGCCATGATCGAACCACCGCGCGACACGATGCCGGTCATGCGTTTGGCCGTCATCGGCACATAACGGAGGAGCACGCCTGCATGGATAGTAAAATAATCCACGCCCTGCTCGGCTTGTTCGATCAACGTGTCACGAAAAATTTCCCACGTCAGTTCTTCAGCTTTGCCGTTGACTTTCTCTAGGGCCTGATAAATCGGCACGGTACCAATCGGCACTGGAGAATTGCGCAGAATCCATTCGCGCGTTTCGTGGATGTTTTTGCCCGTCGACAAATCCATCACCGTGTCACCTCCCCAACGGGTAGCCCAGATCATCTTCTCCACTTCTTCTTCAATCGAAGAAGCAACCGCAGAATTGCCGATATTGGCGTTAATCTTCACCAGGAAATTGCGGCCAATAATCATCGGCTCTAACTCAGGGTGATTGATATTCGCTGGGATGATCGCACGTCCGCGCGCAACTTCG is part of the Deltaproteobacteria bacterium genome and encodes:
- a CDS encoding septum formation inhibitor Maf, whose product is MSYDHDKSQLILASASPRRRELLQQAGVTFTVIPSNAAEDVLPSEAPAAYALRVAEAKAREVATTHPGSVVLGADTIVVINQTILGKPRDHNDGHRMLRLLSGQVHAVMTAFVVIRSDGQAATRQVVTTTVTFKSLSDEQIQAYLATGEPFDKAGAYAVQGLGAALVEKVDGSYTNVVGLPLDEVLEALRSLQLYHK
- a CDS encoding YggS family pyridoxal phosphate-dependent enzyme — protein: MSDIAANYARVCDHVATAAHHCGRRFEDLTIVCAAKTKGPEAVQAALAAGATDIGENYVQEAREKIALVAVAARWHLIGHLQRNKAKDAIRLFSLIHSLDSIALAQELQRHAAKLGTTVRTLIEINLGGEHTKSGIAPEHVAELLTAIRSLPAVRVEGLMTIPPPGPDAEASRPYFRALARLREQYATQRADNIDLRQLSMGMTDDYRIAIEEGATIVRIGRAIFGERH
- a CDS encoding pyrroline-5-carboxylate reductase, whose protein sequence is MAELGFIGAGNMAGALIKGLIAAKLYKPKAIIASDAVPAQLKKLKKAYNVTGTTDNRAVVRAAQTIVLAVKPQILDQVLAEIQPEVTKEKLFISIAAGVTLRRLENGLGGKARVVRVMPNTPALLGKGIAVVVRGHNAQPKDEKLTVSMFRGVGEALAVKDEALMDPVTGLSGSGPAYVYLFAEALIAGGVQGGLDAKVATQLTYQTLEGAVAMLKETGKPPKELRDMVTSPGGTTLAGLSRLAAGGFTETVAAGVAAATHRSVELGKG
- a CDS encoding YggT family protein — translated: MFILGNFLFGLAQVLGMLIRAYMWIVIIRALISWVSPDPYNPIVRFLQSATDPVLYRIRRLIPASFGGIDFSPLLLIAGLIFLEAFLVQTLLDLSRQIK
- a CDS encoding zinc ribbon domain-containing protein, encoding MPIYEYSCKKCGDFEVSQRMTDEALKKCPTCGAKVTKLISQSAFHLKGSGWYMTDYAKNGTNKGSGSSDSKSSSDTKEASSTSSSSETSDSSSTKEKTSPAKENTASA
- a CDS encoding helix-turn-helix transcriptional regulator yields the protein MADKSFGRIVEERRHELGLTQEMVAKKVNVKANYIGYLERGMRHPSQKVVEKLSTALKLDPQDLYLLANPKVRNLLGSSKGGSSSGLQQLLKDSAAQKTAGISAAERSALSQLDRASSAASAAKAVEALRSALSK
- a CDS encoding tetratricopeptide repeat protein; the protein is MNSWRTLLIALTVIVASATTLWAADEGEATIGRKFSLVIQAQLPLVRDPTVRRYVQRLGQKLVAHLETAEFTYYFGVIQEPHLNAFAAPGGYIYIHTGLIQRVQSDDELASVLGHEIAHVQGHHMVRQQQDTKFLSYAGLASMALALINPVLAAGVSSLSTMKQLQYKRQLEEEADYRGLQYLAQAGFNPHAMPQFFATMQKEDRVNGVNVPGYLRSHPLSKERLSYIERTIQALKWNQRAPSDTFELRRVQAILNAMQGARSRVIPDYERQVTENPDNPKALALLGTVLLQYNDWQRAQQLLEQAAAKGIRLDRELGISYLRTGNTERARQLFLQQREIDPQDADVHTKLCALLLKEGNQEEATKSCRAALDLDPYNDESYMTLAQIAQLQGKSGESRLQLGRAMEIQGRMDAALNQYQQAAQLLGPEDERAEELESKTNELEQLISQIGKGARRR
- a CDS encoding DUF59 domain-containing protein, coding for MPSLFRRLHALWKKEQPTVTLPPTEPQPLSTPIPAPPTVAPPQEMAQPLDLSQPLSEDLVFQALRKCRDPEIPVNIVDLGLIYDVRILEDLVNVKMTLTTQGCGMGGYISQEAEEQIRSLPGVREAKVEIVWDPPWNPSMISEAGRKVLGLPE
- a CDS encoding allantoinase; the encoded protein is MVKLRAISGGKKKEPPLSLVYGLRLYNPGEVAGIGEGSVTLANGSESQITLHLIEGSREQIRAQLLASIDAFFDI
- the thiC gene encoding phosphomethylpyrimidine synthase ThiC, whose translation is MKRNGLNGSREQAPATATGLTTTPLPSSRKVYVEGKHAGVRVPFREITLSAAAKENGHANGNGAPATMCVYDTSGPYTDPHVAINIHHGLAPLRQAWIVARGDSEELSNVSSTYGRQRAADPRLEHLRFAHIRKPRRALPGKNVSQMHYARQGIVTPEMEYIAIRENQAREETAQQAQKPGNGHARIAQQHPGNSWGASIPPVITPEFVRDEVARGRAIIPANINHPELEPMIIGRNFLVKINANIGNSAVASSIEEEVEKMIWATRWGGDTVMDLSTGKNIHETREWILRNSPVPIGTVPIYQALEKVNGKAEELTWEIFRDTLIEQAEQGVDYFTIHAGVLLRYVPMTAKRMTGIVSRGGSIMAKWCLAHHKENFLYTHFEEICEIMKAYDVSFSLGDGLRPGSIADANDEAQFAELETLGELTKIAWKHEVQTMIEGPGHVPLHLIQVNMEKQLKECHEAPFYTLGPLTTDIAPGYDHITSGIGAAMIGWFGCAMLCYVTPKEHLGLPDKEDVKAGVITYKIAAHAADLAKGHPGAQARDNALSHARFEFRWQDQFNLSLDPETARDFHDATLPAEGAKVAHFCSMCGPHFCSMKITQDVRDYAEQKQLDAEAALKQGMQEKAEEFKQGGTEIYR